From the Desulfovibrio legallii genome, one window contains:
- a CDS encoding ribonuclease J: protein MHEPYLTITPLGGLGEIGLNCQLWETPGGVVMVDCGLMFPDDAHLGVDVVIPHFGAVSAIKDKLLGIVLTHGHEDHIGALPWLVPELKGTRIYGSPFTLALVEHKLREREILDWVELCPVSAKTVLPLGDLTFHFFPVCHSIPEGFGLGVETPVGRVVHSGDFKIDPHPLSGSGTDLRLFRDFAGPEGARLLLSDSTNAMREGRSLTEREVKDSLDNIFATAQGRIVITLFSSHIQRIQEVFDLARAHGRTVVISGKSLANNIEMARDLGIAKLPPAFFNAHNGVPDLPDNQIVLVVTGAQGEPLSALSRMVLGGHRQLDIRKGDTVVMSSRMIPGNAKAISKLINEMYRMGAEVLYESVHAIHASGHAQRDELREMFAAVRPQIFIPIHGEYQHLVKHGRLAAECGVPQDNVVLLEDGQPITLRPNDFQLENRVPVECTLVDGKGVGDVGYAVLKERRILGDEGMVIVVLVVDSETGSILHGPEMISKGFVFEQHYSHLLEDAKCLVLDEIEAARPGQINRLQENIRSSLRRFFRRVLERDPIVVPVISEV from the coding sequence ATGCATGAACCTTACCTTACCATCACCCCCCTGGGAGGCCTGGGGGAAATCGGCCTGAACTGTCAGCTCTGGGAAACGCCCGGCGGCGTGGTTATGGTGGACTGCGGCCTCATGTTCCCCGACGACGCCCACCTGGGCGTGGACGTGGTCATCCCCCACTTCGGCGCGGTGAGCGCCATCAAAGACAAACTGCTGGGCATTGTGCTGACCCACGGGCACGAAGACCACATCGGCGCGCTGCCCTGGCTGGTGCCCGAACTCAAAGGCACCCGCATCTACGGCTCACCCTTTACCCTGGCCCTGGTGGAACACAAGCTGCGCGAACGCGAAATTCTGGACTGGGTGGAACTGTGCCCCGTCAGCGCCAAAACCGTGCTGCCCCTGGGCGACCTGACCTTCCACTTCTTTCCCGTCTGTCATTCCATACCCGAAGGCTTCGGCCTGGGTGTGGAAACCCCGGTGGGCCGCGTGGTGCACAGCGGCGACTTTAAAATCGACCCCCACCCCCTGAGCGGCAGCGGCACGGATTTGCGGCTGTTTCGCGATTTTGCCGGGCCCGAAGGCGCGCGCCTGCTGCTTTCAGACTCCACCAACGCCATGCGCGAGGGGCGGTCGCTGACCGAGCGCGAAGTCAAAGATTCGCTGGACAACATCTTTGCCACGGCGCAGGGGCGCATTGTCATCACGCTCTTTTCCAGCCACATTCAGCGCATTCAGGAAGTTTTTGACCTGGCCCGCGCCCACGGCCGCACCGTGGTCATCAGCGGCAAATCTCTGGCCAACAATATTGAAATGGCCCGCGACCTGGGCATTGCCAAACTGCCGCCCGCCTTCTTCAACGCCCACAACGGCGTGCCCGACCTGCCCGACAACCAGATTGTGCTGGTGGTCACCGGCGCGCAGGGCGAGCCGCTCTCCGCCCTTTCGCGCATGGTGCTGGGCGGCCACCGCCAGCTCGATATCCGCAAAGGCGATACCGTGGTCATGAGCTCGCGCATGATACCCGGCAACGCCAAGGCCATCTCCAAACTTATCAACGAAATGTACCGCATGGGCGCGGAAGTGCTCTATGAAAGCGTGCACGCCATCCACGCCTCCGGCCACGCCCAGCGCGACGAACTGCGCGAAATGTTTGCCGCTGTGCGGCCGCAGATCTTCATCCCCATCCACGGCGAATACCAGCATCTGGTCAAGCACGGCCGCCTGGCCGCGGAATGCGGCGTGCCGCAGGACAACGTGGTGCTGCTGGAAGACGGCCAGCCCATTACCCTGCGGCCCAACGACTTTCAGCTTGAAAACCGCGTGCCCGTGGAGTGTACCCTGGTGGACGGCAAGGGCGTGGGCGACGTGGGCTACGCCGTGCTCAAAGAACGCCGCATCCTGGGCGACGAAGGCATGGTCATTGTGGTGCTGGTGGTGGATTCTGAAACCGGCAGCATTTTGCACGGGCCGGAAATGATCTCTAAGGGCTTTGTATTTGAACAGCACTACAGCCACTTGCTGGAAGACGCCAAGTGCCTGGTGCTGGACGAAATAGAAGCCGCCCGCCCAGGGCAGATCAACCGCCTGCAGGAAAATATCCGCTCGTCCCTGCGGCGCTTTTTCCGCCGCGTGCTGGAACGCGACCCCATTGTGGTGCCCGTAATCAGCGAAGTGTAG
- a CDS encoding cation:proton antiporter yields MDVPLLYEIVTIFLLSIVVTIVCNKIKLPATVGFLLTGVLCGPSLLGVVRDRQAIDHVAEIGVALLLFTIGMELSGDALNRLKRPVFLGGSLQIGLTVLAVTGLALAHGMPYQQGILWGCLVALSSSAIVLRIMQEKGTTNTPTGRLSLAILVFQDIMVAPMLLAVPLLSGALRLSFQEAFFSVLWVVLVLGAVLLFARFGLNRLMEAVVRTRTREILLLTTLGLCLGMALLTNVLGLSLSLGAFLAGLMLARSQYSMSVIAGILPYRDVFMSLFFISVGMMLNVDFLGSHFFSIIGYTAVFIVLKTLLTLPAVLIQGYPLRTAIVTSLSLAQVGEFAFVLAASGLAAGLFDMDAYQNFLDVSVLTMMLTPGLMAIAPRLAAKIVGGRGEAEAPAADEGEACPLQDHLIIVGFGISGKHLAHVARESGIAYTILEMNPETVSRYRHKEPIAHGDASQPVVLEHLGVTRARVLVIVISDPAAVRAIVTEARRFNPNLHIIARTRFVAEVAPLRRLGADEVVAEEFETSIEIFSRVLTQYLVPRQDIDTFAARIRQENYRMIRRMSHSVDAVDSMVKRLPDMGVQAMRLGAASPLCGHSLAQTQLRKLYGVTVIAVLREGVTLASPGPDTVFEAGDIVYVFGSTNKLLAITPLFSGPLRQAREENPQPQGCQP; encoded by the coding sequence ATGGACGTCCCTTTGCTTTACGAGATTGTGACCATCTTTCTGCTTTCCATTGTGGTCACCATCGTCTGCAATAAAATAAAACTGCCCGCCACCGTGGGCTTTTTGCTCACCGGCGTGCTCTGCGGCCCCTCGCTGCTGGGCGTGGTGCGCGACCGCCAGGCCATCGACCATGTGGCGGAAATCGGCGTGGCCCTGCTCCTTTTCACCATCGGCATGGAACTTTCGGGCGACGCCCTCAACCGCCTGAAGCGGCCGGTCTTTCTGGGCGGCAGTCTGCAGATCGGCCTCACGGTGCTGGCCGTCACAGGCCTGGCCCTGGCGCATGGCATGCCTTACCAGCAGGGCATCCTCTGGGGCTGCCTGGTGGCCCTTTCGTCCTCGGCCATTGTCCTGCGCATTATGCAGGAAAAAGGCACCACCAACACGCCCACGGGCCGCCTTTCTCTGGCTATCCTGGTTTTTCAGGATATTATGGTGGCCCCCATGCTGCTCGCCGTGCCGCTGCTTTCCGGCGCGCTGCGCCTTTCATTTCAGGAAGCCTTCTTTTCCGTCCTTTGGGTGGTGCTGGTGCTGGGCGCGGTGCTGCTTTTTGCCCGCTTCGGCCTCAACCGCCTGATGGAAGCCGTGGTGCGCACCCGCACGCGGGAAATTCTGCTGCTCACCACCCTGGGCCTTTGCCTGGGCATGGCCCTGCTCACCAATGTTCTGGGCCTTTCCCTTTCGCTGGGGGCCTTTCTGGCCGGGCTCATGCTGGCCCGATCCCAGTACAGCATGAGCGTCATCGCGGGCATTCTGCCCTACCGCGACGTATTCATGAGCCTGTTTTTCATCTCCGTGGGCATGATGCTCAACGTGGATTTTCTGGGGTCGCACTTCTTTTCCATCATCGGCTACACGGCCGTGTTCATCGTGCTCAAGACCCTGCTCACCCTGCCCGCCGTGCTCATCCAGGGCTACCCTTTGCGCACGGCCATAGTCACCTCGCTCAGCCTGGCCCAGGTGGGCGAGTTCGCCTTTGTGCTGGCCGCCTCCGGCCTGGCCGCCGGGCTTTTTGACATGGACGCCTACCAGAATTTTCTGGACGTGAGCGTGCTGACCATGATGCTCACCCCCGGCCTCATGGCCATAGCCCCCCGCCTGGCCGCCAAAATCGTCGGCGGCCGGGGCGAAGCGGAAGCGCCCGCAGCGGATGAAGGCGAAGCCTGCCCCCTGCAGGACCACCTGATCATCGTGGGCTTTGGCATCAGCGGCAAACACCTGGCCCACGTAGCGCGCGAATCGGGCATTGCCTACACCATTCTGGAAATGAATCCGGAAACCGTCAGCCGCTACCGCCACAAAGAACCCATCGCCCACGGCGACGCCTCCCAGCCCGTTGTGCTGGAACATCTGGGCGTGACCAGAGCGCGCGTGCTGGTCATTGTCATTTCCGACCCGGCCGCCGTGCGGGCCATTGTCACCGAGGCCCGCCGCTTCAACCCCAACCTGCACATCATCGCCCGCACCCGCTTCGTGGCCGAAGTGGCCCCTCTACGGCGGCTGGGCGCGGATGAGGTGGTGGCCGAAGAGTTTGAAACCTCCATCGAAATCTTTTCTCGCGTACTCACCCAGTATCTGGTGCCCCGGCAGGACATCGACACCTTTGCCGCCCGCATCCGGCAGGAAAATTACCGCATGATCCGCCGCATGAGCCATTCGGTGGACGCGGTGGATTCCATGGTCAAGCGCCTGCCGGACATGGGCGTGCAGGCCATGCGCCTGGGCGCGGCCTCGCCCCTCTGCGGGCACAGCCTGGCCCAGACCCAGCTGCGCAAGCTCTATGGGGTGACGGTCATCGCTGTGCTGCGTGAGGGCGTGACCCTGGCTTCACCCGGGCCGGACACGGTTTTCGAAGCGGGCGACATAGTGTATGTTTTCGGCAGCACCAACAAACTGCTGGCCATAACTCCGCTTTTTTCCGGCCCGCTGCGCCAGGCCAGGGAAGAGAACCCGCAACCCCAAGGATGCCAGCCATGA
- the mutL gene encoding DNA mismatch repair endonuclease MutL: protein MTENFSHIRLLPPALRNQIAAGEVVERPASVVKELVENSLDAQARQIDVLLENGGQTRIRVQDDGAGIPADELELAVTRHATSKITQMEDLERIRSYGFRGEALPSIASVSRFTITSSRRTPQGQSPAHQVEVEHGRLKNAAPAALHQGTVVDVRDLFSNIPARLKFLKTPGTEFKRAQNWLSRLALTRPEVGFALFAGEREALRFLPGQDLARRLALIWPRLVVEALRPFDATRHGVRAHGLAALPNVSQPRGDRILLYVNNRAVTDKRLLSAVRQAYKGRLTSRDYPQVVLFVDLDPAEVDVNVHPAKSEVRFRDESGVFSAVLHAVQEALLTSFDLAAGRWEEGAAADGPAPADSPALGAAEDRQEAPRPLGFWGRLDQPPLLERPQPEAPVAAPWEVRGPAAQPTPAAAGSPPDAPTEAAGGPVHEARHDPTEKSAGRTPDLLPNSPAAAAAGASTAIPERAPDVQSSVVPDRRADPAGEDAHRTATFFMDAAAAAPGLAEHEAAYALDQDTISDQIPDPAHGQGVTPEAARGGREPVRVGPFAYLGQVAATYLVLRDQEGALVLVDQHAAHERVLYARLRRGGFAGTGQLLALPLDLPLPPAEKERFCALRPRLEALGFTAQSTAGGLQVTALPPVLCRAEARQFLEEALAGRKDDLTALFASMSCKAAIKAGQRLTDDEAAGLLRQWLQTPEREYCPHGRPCVLRWDAGALEKLFKRRQS from the coding sequence ATGACCGAAAATTTTTCGCATATCCGTTTGCTACCGCCCGCATTGCGTAACCAGATTGCCGCCGGCGAGGTGGTGGAACGCCCCGCCAGCGTAGTGAAAGAACTGGTGGAAAACAGCCTCGACGCCCAGGCCCGGCAGATCGACGTCCTGCTGGAAAACGGCGGGCAAACTCGCATCCGCGTCCAGGACGACGGCGCGGGCATCCCCGCCGACGAACTGGAGCTGGCCGTCACCCGCCACGCCACCAGCAAAATTACCCAAATGGAAGACCTGGAGCGCATCCGCTCCTACGGCTTCCGCGGCGAGGCCCTGCCGAGCATCGCCTCTGTTTCGCGCTTCACCATCACCTCCTCCCGGCGCACGCCCCAGGGCCAAAGCCCGGCCCACCAGGTGGAGGTGGAGCACGGCCGCCTCAAAAACGCGGCCCCGGCGGCGCTGCACCAGGGCACGGTGGTGGATGTCCGTGATCTTTTCAGCAACATACCAGCGCGGCTGAAATTTTTAAAGACCCCCGGCACAGAGTTCAAACGTGCCCAAAACTGGCTCTCACGCCTGGCCCTGACCCGCCCGGAGGTGGGCTTTGCCCTCTTTGCCGGCGAACGGGAAGCCCTGCGCTTTCTGCCCGGCCAGGACCTCGCCCGCCGCCTGGCCCTGATCTGGCCCCGCCTGGTGGTGGAAGCCCTGCGCCCCTTTGACGCCACCCGCCACGGCGTCCGCGCCCACGGCCTGGCCGCCCTGCCCAACGTGAGCCAGCCGCGCGGCGACCGCATTTTGCTCTACGTCAACAACCGGGCCGTTACGGACAAACGCCTGCTCAGCGCCGTGCGCCAGGCCTACAAGGGCCGCCTGACCAGCCGCGACTATCCCCAGGTGGTCCTGTTTGTGGACCTGGACCCCGCCGAAGTGGACGTGAACGTGCACCCGGCCAAGAGCGAAGTGCGCTTTCGCGATGAATCCGGCGTCTTTTCCGCCGTGCTCCACGCCGTACAGGAGGCGCTGCTCACGTCCTTTGACCTGGCCGCGGGCCGCTGGGAGGAAGGGGCGGCAGCGGACGGCCCTGCACCCGCCGACAGCCCCGCGCTCGGCGCTGCAGAAGACAGGCAGGAGGCCCCCCGGCCCCTGGGCTTCTGGGGCCGTCTGGACCAGCCCCCGCTGCTGGAACGCCCCCAGCCGGAAGCGCCGGTCGCCGCGCCCTGGGAGGTGCGCGGCCCGGCGGCGCAGCCCACGCCTGCGGCCGCAGGAAGCCCGCCGGACGCCCCCACGGAGGCCGCGGGCGGCCCGGTCCACGAGGCCAGGCACGACCCCACGGAAAAAAGCGCTGGCCGCACGCCGGACCTTTTGCCAAACAGCCCCGCGGCAGCCGCAGCAGGCGCGTCCACCGCCATACCTGAGCGCGCGCCGGACGTCCAGTCCTCGGTCGTGCCGGACAGGCGCGCGGACCCGGCCGGGGAGGACGCCCACAGAACCGCAACATTTTTTATGGACGCGGCAGCAGCCGCCCCTGGCCTGGCGGAACACGAGGCCGCCTACGCCCTTGACCAGGACACGATTTCGGACCAGATTCCGGACCCGGCGCACGGCCAGGGGGTCACGCCGGAAGCGGCAAGGGGCGGACGGGAGCCCGTGCGGGTGGGGCCCTTTGCCTATCTGGGCCAGGTGGCCGCCACCTATCTTGTCCTCCGCGATCAGGAAGGGGCGCTGGTTTTGGTAGACCAGCACGCCGCCCACGAGCGCGTGCTCTACGCCCGGCTGCGCCGGGGCGGCTTTGCGGGCACGGGGCAGCTTCTGGCCCTGCCCCTGGACCTGCCCCTGCCCCCGGCGGAAAAAGAACGCTTCTGCGCCCTGCGCCCACGCCTGGAAGCCCTGGGCTTCACCGCCCAGAGCACGGCCGGGGGACTGCAGGTCACGGCCTTGCCGCCCGTGCTCTGCCGCGCCGAGGCCCGCCAGTTTTTGGAGGAAGCCCTGGCCGGACGCAAGGACGACCTTACGGCCTTGTTTGCCTCCATGTCCTGCAAGGCCGCCATCAAGGCGGGGCAGAGGCTGACGGACGACGAGGCCGCCGGCCTGCTGCGCCAGTGGCTGCAGACCCCGGAACGGGAATACTGCCCCCACGGTCGGCCCTGCGTGCTGCGCTGGGACGCGGGCGCGCTGGAAAAACTTTTCAAACGTCGGCAGTCGTAA
- a CDS encoding TolC family protein: MRPMFALAHMRRPLRGRSLWPARRTRRARLTWLAALTLATALGAALALPGTAPAAPGQAAATPLYSGGRSLAADKPRTPPTRPLNMHEAVERALHSNPSLGSQEAQSKSTEETRKSARGAFGPKLGMSYTATRTDKDYSPSYTVSQPPKQGVYTWGVEVSQPVFTGFKLLADYQKAALQAESDKASLRSAELSMTEEVQTQFLNYLRYEESVRSAEDSLARLRDQLRITQAFYDVGLRPRLDVLQAEVDVRKAESTLIQAENSRDTSLARLNTLLGLPAQAATRYVGSLDHVPFTRSLEQCLEVAYRQRPDLYIAAKSVAIAGKNRQAVQSGYYPQVEAYYNVAQTGNTMDLQRVGDQGYRGTTWEVGAKATWDVFQWGTTYYADQSAGWLVTKVRYEEENLKLNVGYDIKSKLLAVRDAEKRIAVAETAVDQATEAYNVALARYQEQVGTNFDVLDASSNLTAAQASLTSAKADYLTALAQIYVAMGEFRPDLARR; encoded by the coding sequence ATGCGCCCCATGTTTGCCCTTGCCCACATGCGCCGCCCTTTACGGGGCCGTTCCCTTTGGCCCGCCCGCCGCACCCGCCGCGCCCGCCTCACCTGGCTGGCGGCCCTGACCCTGGCAACCGCCCTGGGCGCTGCCCTGGCATTGCCCGGCACGGCCCCCGCCGCCCCCGGCCAGGCTGCGGCTACCCCCCTGTACAGCGGCGGCCGCAGCCTGGCCGCGGACAAACCCCGCACCCCGCCCACGCGCCCCCTGAATATGCACGAGGCCGTGGAACGCGCCCTGCACAGCAACCCCAGCCTGGGCTCGCAGGAAGCGCAGAGCAAATCTACCGAAGAAACCCGCAAATCCGCCCGCGGCGCGTTCGGCCCCAAGCTGGGCATGAGCTATACCGCCACCAGAACCGATAAGGACTATTCCCCCTCCTATACCGTTTCGCAGCCGCCCAAGCAGGGCGTCTACACCTGGGGGGTGGAAGTATCGCAACCGGTCTTTACCGGCTTTAAACTTCTGGCGGATTATCAGAAAGCCGCACTGCAGGCAGAAAGCGACAAGGCCAGCCTGCGCAGTGCCGAACTTTCCATGACCGAAGAAGTGCAGACCCAGTTTTTGAATTATCTGCGCTATGAAGAAAGCGTGCGCAGCGCCGAAGATTCGCTGGCCCGGCTGCGCGACCAGCTGCGCATTACCCAGGCCTTTTACGACGTGGGCCTGCGCCCCCGCCTGGACGTGCTGCAGGCCGAAGTGGACGTGCGCAAGGCCGAAAGCACCCTTATCCAGGCCGAAAACAGCCGCGACACCAGCCTGGCCAGGCTCAACACCCTGCTGGGCCTGCCCGCCCAGGCCGCTACCCGCTATGTGGGCAGCCTGGACCACGTGCCCTTTACCCGCAGCCTGGAACAGTGCCTGGAGGTCGCCTACCGCCAGCGCCCCGACCTGTACATTGCCGCCAAATCCGTAGCCATTGCCGGCAAAAACCGGCAGGCCGTGCAGAGCGGCTACTACCCGCAGGTGGAGGCCTATTACAACGTGGCCCAGACCGGCAATACCATGGACCTGCAGCGCGTGGGCGACCAGGGCTACCGCGGCACCACCTGGGAAGTGGGCGCAAAAGCCACCTGGGACGTCTTTCAGTGGGGCACCACCTATTATGCCGACCAAAGCGCCGGCTGGCTGGTGACCAAGGTGCGCTACGAAGAAGAAAACCTTAAACTCAACGTGGGCTACGACATCAAATCCAAGCTGCTGGCCGTGCGCGATGCCGAAAAACGCATTGCCGTGGCCGAAACCGCCGTGGACCAGGCCACGGAAGCCTACAACGTGGCCCTGGCCCGCTATCAGGAACAGGTGGGCACCAACTTTGACGTGCTGGACGCCTCGTCCAACCTCACCGCGGCCCAGGCCTCGCTGACCAGCGCCAAGGCCGACTACCTCACCGCCCTGGCCCAGATCTATGTGGCCATGGGCGAATTTCGGCCGGATCTGGCCCGGCGCTGA
- a CDS encoding YkgJ family cysteine cluster protein, protein MSAVDAVFHCRMCGHCCQGRGGIVVSPADLTRLAGHLGLPEADVLQRCCERLGGKWQLRVGADGFCIFFRPGAGCGVHAGKPAVCRAWPFFRGNIEDPASLEMAKDYCPGIATKASHTDFAKIGRAYLYEHGLLAHDPRCEANALILK, encoded by the coding sequence ATGAGCGCCGTTGACGCCGTGTTTCACTGCCGCATGTGCGGCCACTGCTGCCAGGGCAGGGGCGGCATTGTGGTCAGCCCCGCAGACCTCACCCGTCTGGCCGGGCATCTGGGCCTGCCGGAAGCGGACGTGCTGCAGCGCTGCTGCGAACGTCTGGGCGGCAAGTGGCAGCTGCGCGTGGGGGCGGACGGCTTCTGCATCTTTTTCCGGCCCGGAGCGGGCTGCGGGGTGCACGCGGGCAAGCCCGCCGTGTGCCGGGCCTGGCCTTTTTTTCGCGGCAATATCGAAGACCCGGCCAGCCTGGAAATGGCCAAAGACTACTGCCCCGGCATCGCCACTAAAGCGTCCCACACGGATTTTGCCAAAATCGGGCGCGCCTATTTGTACGAACACGGCCTGCTGGCCCACGACCCCCGCTGTGAAGCCAACGCGCTGATCCTCAAATAA
- a CDS encoding glutamine--tRNA ligase/YqeY domain fusion protein, with the protein MSSEHTPAAAAAATTADTARAGVDFIRARILQDNASGRFGGKVHTRFPPEPNGYLHLGHAKSICLNFGVAKEFHGQCNLRFDDTNPTKEDTEYVDAIREDVRWLGGDWQDREFYASDYFERLYQYAEQLIQMGKAYVDDLSAEEIRRYRGTLTEPGRESPWRNRSVEENLDLFRRMRAGEFPDGAHVLRAKIDMASPNLVMRDPTLYRIRHAAHHRTGNTWCIYPMYDYTHCLSDSMEGITHSLCTLEFVNNRELYDWVLNALGVYHPQQIEFARLNLTYTVLSKRKLIQLVKEGHVSGWDDPRMPTLSGLRRRGVPPEALRQFCARIGLARADSTVDYAMLEFCIRERLNACAKRVMAVLDPIKVVIENYPEGQVEELDMPFHPEDPTYGSRKTPFARELYIERDDFRLEPPKKYHRLSPGAEVRLRYAYLLTCREAVLNDDGSVRELRCVYDPQSRGGQSPDGRKVKGTIHWVAADSAVPAEVRLYSQLFATEHPDEAPEGKTFLDNLNPQSLQVTQGLLEPAAAALQDGEAVQFERLGYFCKDKDSTNARPVFNRTATLRDTWAKLERKG; encoded by the coding sequence ATGTCTTCTGAACATACCCCCGCCGCAGCAGCCGCAGCCACTACCGCCGACACGGCCAGGGCCGGCGTCGACTTTATCCGCGCACGCATCCTCCAGGACAACGCCTCCGGCCGCTTCGGCGGCAAGGTGCACACCCGCTTTCCCCCGGAGCCCAACGGCTACCTGCACCTGGGGCACGCCAAATCCATCTGCCTCAACTTTGGCGTGGCCAAAGAATTTCACGGCCAGTGCAACCTGCGCTTTGACGACACCAATCCCACCAAGGAAGACACGGAATACGTGGACGCCATCCGCGAGGACGTGCGCTGGCTGGGCGGCGACTGGCAAGACCGGGAATTTTACGCCTCCGACTATTTTGAACGCCTTTACCAGTATGCCGAGCAGCTCATCCAGATGGGCAAGGCCTATGTGGACGACCTTTCGGCCGAGGAAATCCGCCGGTACCGCGGCACCCTGACCGAACCGGGGCGCGAAAGCCCCTGGCGCAACCGCAGCGTGGAAGAAAACCTCGACCTCTTCCGCCGCATGCGGGCCGGAGAATTCCCCGACGGCGCACACGTGCTGCGCGCCAAAATCGACATGGCCTCCCCAAACCTGGTCATGCGCGACCCCACGCTCTACCGCATCCGTCACGCCGCCCACCACCGCACGGGCAACACCTGGTGCATCTACCCCATGTATGACTACACCCACTGCCTGTCGGACTCCATGGAGGGTATCACCCATTCCCTCTGCACGCTGGAGTTCGTCAACAACCGGGAGCTCTACGACTGGGTGCTCAACGCTTTGGGCGTGTACCATCCGCAGCAGATCGAATTTGCACGCCTTAACCTGACCTACACCGTGCTTTCCAAGCGCAAGCTCATCCAGCTGGTCAAGGAAGGCCACGTCTCCGGCTGGGACGACCCCCGCATGCCCACCCTGAGCGGCCTGCGCCGCCGCGGCGTGCCGCCCGAAGCCCTGCGCCAGTTCTGCGCCCGCATCGGCCTGGCCCGCGCCGACTCCACGGTGGACTACGCCATGCTGGAATTCTGCATTCGTGAGCGCCTCAACGCCTGCGCCAAGCGCGTTATGGCCGTGCTGGACCCCATCAAGGTGGTTATTGAAAACTATCCCGAAGGCCAGGTGGAAGAGCTGGACATGCCCTTCCACCCCGAAGACCCCACCTACGGCAGCCGCAAAACCCCCTTCGCGCGGGAGCTCTATATTGAACGCGACGACTTTCGTCTGGAGCCGCCCAAAAAATACCACCGCCTCTCCCCCGGCGCGGAAGTGCGCCTGCGCTACGCCTATCTGCTCACCTGCCGCGAGGCCGTGCTGAACGACGACGGCAGCGTGCGCGAACTGCGCTGCGTCTACGACCCCCAAAGCCGCGGCGGCCAAAGCCCCGATGGCCGCAAGGTCAAGGGCACCATCCACTGGGTGGCGGCAGACAGCGCCGTGCCCGCCGAAGTGCGCCTCTACAGCCAGCTCTTCGCCACGGAACACCCCGACGAAGCCCCGGAAGGCAAGACCTTTCTGGACAACCTCAATCCCCAATCCCTGCAGGTGACGCAGGGCCTGCTGGAACCGGCCGCCGCCGCCCTGCAGGACGGCGAAGCCGTGCAGTTTGAACGGCTGGGCTACTTCTGCAAAGATAAAGACAGCACAAACGCCCGCCCCGTATTCAATCGCACCGCCACCCTGCGCGACACCTGGGCCAAGCTGGAACGCAAAGGCTGA